The Halalkalibacter krulwichiae genome has a segment encoding these proteins:
- a CDS encoding sporulation histidine kinase inhibitor Sda: MQNLSDELLIETYYKAVELNLNHDFIELIRLEIAKRSLLDKIKLSS, translated from the coding sequence ATGCAAAATCTATCAGATGAACTATTAATTGAAACATACTATAAGGCTGTAGAATTAAATTTAAACCATGATTTCATCGAACTAATCCGACTAGAGATTGCCAAACGCTCCCTCTTAGACAAAATAAAACTATCTTCTTAA
- the yqeH gene encoding ribosome biogenesis GTPase YqeH — translation MEEREPICSGCGIAIQTENKEGLGYAPPSALERDVITCQRCFRLKHYNEVQDVSLTDDDFLKILNGLGEKKALIVKVVDIFDFTGSWLPGLHRFVGNNEVLLVGNKVDLLPKSLKQSKLINWMKKSAKELGLKPVDVMLMSAEKGLSIKEVASEIDRLRKGKDVYVVGCTNVGKSTFINQMIKTFGGDTEQLITTSHFPGTTLDMIDIPLEDGRALFDTPGIINHHQMAHHIDKQELKIITPKKEIKPKVFQLNEGQTLYFGGLGRFDFLQGERTSFTCFFSNELTIHRTKQEKAEELYQNHLGELLTPPGPQTKESLPPLVKHSFQVKSNKVDIVFSGLGWVTVNGQNLKVEGYAPKGVSVTIRESII, via the coding sequence ATGGAAGAAAGAGAACCGATTTGTTCTGGCTGTGGGATTGCCATTCAAACTGAAAATAAAGAAGGGTTGGGTTATGCGCCACCATCAGCATTGGAAAGGGACGTTATTACATGTCAACGATGTTTTAGGTTAAAACATTATAATGAAGTGCAAGATGTCTCCTTAACCGATGATGACTTCTTAAAGATCTTAAATGGGTTAGGGGAAAAGAAAGCTTTAATTGTAAAGGTTGTTGATATTTTTGACTTTACGGGGAGTTGGTTACCTGGACTCCATCGTTTCGTAGGAAACAATGAAGTATTGCTTGTTGGAAACAAGGTTGATTTACTACCGAAATCATTAAAACAATCTAAATTAATTAATTGGATGAAAAAGTCAGCCAAAGAACTTGGGCTAAAGCCAGTTGACGTTATGTTAATGAGTGCAGAAAAAGGACTCTCAATTAAAGAGGTTGCATCAGAGATTGATCGTTTAAGAAAGGGAAAGGACGTTTATGTAGTTGGGTGTACCAATGTTGGAAAATCAACCTTTATTAATCAAATGATAAAGACATTTGGTGGAGATACAGAACAATTAATTACTACTTCGCACTTTCCTGGAACAACTTTAGATATGATTGATATTCCTTTAGAGGATGGAAGAGCGCTTTTTGATACTCCAGGAATTATTAACCACCATCAAATGGCGCACCATATCGACAAGCAGGAGTTAAAAATAATTACCCCGAAAAAAGAAATTAAGCCAAAGGTGTTTCAGTTAAATGAAGGACAGACATTATATTTTGGAGGCTTAGGCCGCTTCGATTTCTTGCAAGGAGAACGGACGTCATTTACTTGTTTTTTCTCAAATGAGCTAACTATCCATCGTACCAAACAAGAAAAAGCAGAAGAGCTATATCAAAACCATCTAGGAGAATTGTTGACACCTCCAGGTCCGCAAACGAAAGAATCACTTCCTCCATTAGTGAAACACTCGTTTCAAGTTAAGTCTAATAAAGTAGACATTGTTTTTTCAGGACTTGGGTGGGTCACTGTTAATGGACAAAATTTAAAAGTAGAAGGTTATGCTCCTAAAGGAGTTAGTGTCACAATTCGAGAATCTATTATATAA